A single window of Pseudomonas lijiangensis DNA harbors:
- a CDS encoding cation-translocating P-type ATPase, producing the protein MSGEAVHTHARPEAASLLSNAEQRSAARQLTLAMLALGLLGLGLIWRLITPEQTGVSQLLLGAASLLVAIPVISAGWHSLRHPSLHGITDQLIALAMLGAWATGDLMTAALLPIIMIFGHVLEERSVIGSQEAIQAVGQLTRSHARLIKADGSVHEVDNSTLQAGDQVEVRAGDRVPADGRVLSGQASLDTSSITGESVPLEAQAGMEVYGGAINLDGLLRIEVTRTGDQSTLGKVIALMQNAERSKPPITRLLERYAGSYMVLVLLIAALTWFITQDAQAMLAVLVAACPCALVLSAPATAIAGIAVAARHGILIRSSAFLEELADLTSLVVDKTGTLTFGTLRLQSIQDSAGHADLLPLAASLGSASSHPVSRALAGLVDKDRLLPLSDIRERQGLGVVASTAHGEAALGRPELFEQLSIATPAVPEHDGPLAGLALDGVFQAWLLLSDTLKPEAHKALAELRELGLGRQLLLTGDRQTVADTLAREVGIVDVQAQALPEDKLNRVKGEIAQGFRPMVVGDGINDSLALKAGVVGVAMGAGGADIALASADIVLIGSDLRRLGTCVRLSRLCRQTLQVNVIIGLGWTLAIVALAAFGLLGVAGAMLAAVLHNLSTLLVLGNAGRLLRFQEALLKL; encoded by the coding sequence ATGAGTGGCGAAGCCGTTCACACCCACGCCAGGCCCGAAGCCGCCAGCCTGCTAAGCAACGCGGAACAACGCAGTGCGGCCCGCCAGTTGACCCTTGCCATGCTGGCCTTGGGCTTATTGGGGCTTGGCCTGATCTGGCGGCTGATTACGCCTGAACAGACCGGTGTCAGCCAGTTGCTGCTGGGCGCGGCCTCGCTGCTGGTGGCGATCCCGGTCATCAGCGCCGGCTGGCACAGCTTGCGCCACCCGAGTTTGCACGGCATCACCGATCAGTTGATTGCGCTGGCGATGTTGGGTGCATGGGCCACGGGTGATCTCATGACGGCAGCTTTGTTGCCGATCATCATGATCTTCGGCCATGTGCTGGAAGAGCGCAGCGTGATCGGCTCTCAGGAAGCCATTCAGGCGGTGGGCCAGTTGACCCGCAGCCACGCCAGGCTTATCAAGGCCGATGGCAGCGTGCATGAAGTGGATAACTCGACGTTGCAGGCCGGTGATCAGGTCGAGGTACGGGCCGGTGACCGCGTGCCCGCCGATGGCCGGGTGCTGTCGGGTCAGGCCAGCCTCGATACCTCTTCCATTACCGGCGAGTCGGTCCCGCTGGAGGCTCAGGCGGGCATGGAGGTCTACGGCGGTGCGATCAACCTCGACGGCCTGCTGCGCATCGAAGTGACGCGCACCGGCGACCAGTCCACGCTGGGCAAGGTCATCGCGCTGATGCAGAACGCCGAGCGTTCCAAGCCGCCCATCACCCGTTTGCTGGAACGCTATGCCGGCAGCTACATGGTGCTGGTGTTGCTGATTGCCGCACTGACCTGGTTTATCACCCAGGACGCTCAAGCGATGCTGGCCGTGCTGGTTGCGGCCTGTCCCTGTGCGCTGGTGCTCTCTGCTCCGGCCACGGCCATTGCCGGGATTGCCGTGGCGGCCCGTCACGGGATTCTGATCCGCAGCTCTGCATTTCTCGAAGAACTGGCAGACCTGACTTCTCTGGTTGTGGATAAAACCGGCACCCTGACGTTTGGCACCCTGCGCCTGCAATCGATACAGGACAGCGCGGGGCATGCGGATCTGCTGCCATTGGCGGCCAGCCTCGGATCGGCCAGCAGCCATCCGGTCAGTCGCGCACTGGCCGGGCTTGTGGATAAGGATCGATTGCTGCCGCTCAGCGATATTCGTGAACGCCAAGGCCTGGGCGTGGTGGCATCGACTGCCCATGGTGAAGCGGCACTGGGACGTCCCGAGTTGTTCGAGCAACTGAGCATTGCCACGCCTGCGGTGCCCGAGCATGACGGCCCGCTGGCCGGGCTGGCGCTGGATGGTGTCTTTCAGGCCTGGTTGCTGCTGTCCGACACGCTCAAACCCGAGGCCCACAAGGCGCTGGCCGAATTGCGCGAGTTGGGTCTGGGGCGGCAATTGTTGCTGACCGGGGATCGCCAGACCGTTGCCGACACTCTGGCGCGGGAAGTCGGGATCGTCGACGTTCAGGCGCAGGCATTGCCGGAAGACAAACTCAATCGGGTCAAAGGTGAAATTGCCCAGGGCTTCAGGCCCATGGTGGTGGGTGACGGCATCAACGATTCCCTGGCCTTGAAGGCCGGTGTCGTCGGCGTCGCCATGGGCGCTGGCGGTGCCGATATCGCTCTGGCTTCGGCGGATATCGTGCTGATCGGCAGCGACTTGCGTCGTCTCGGCACCTGCGTTCGCCTGAGCCGCCTGTGCCGTCAGACCCTGCAAGTGAATGTGATCATCGGCCTGGGCTGGACATTGGCTATCGTTGCATTGGCAGCCTTTGGTCTACTCGGTGTTGCGGGTGCCATGCTGGCGGCGGTGCTGCATAACCTGAGCACCTTGTTGGTCTTGGGGAATGCCGGGAGGCTGCTGCGCTTTCAGGAGGCGCTACTAAAATTGTAA
- the hflK gene encoding protease modulator HflK has product MSEPSSPWLQASRLAFLGLYGVTLLAALGWVTSNVRQIDPQNRAVIMRFGELERVQNAGLLIAWPQPLERVVLLPSADRVIERRVETLLRSPQAQKADEVATFAVPMSDALAGSGFLLTGDAGVVQLDVTVFYKVTDPYAFVLQGEHVLPALDRLVNRSAVALTAGRDLDTILVARPEMIGVDSKAAERRERLRSDLVRGINQRLAELAATGSGVGIEVARVDVQSSLPKAAVNAFNAVLTASQQADQAVANARNEAEKLTQAANQQADRTLQVAHAQASERLAKARTDTATVASLSQSVQNRNDPGLLQRLYRERVPKILGQAGSVTTVNPKDDSRLIIQGAEQ; this is encoded by the coding sequence ATGAGTGAGCCTTCAAGCCCGTGGTTGCAGGCCAGCCGCCTGGCGTTTCTGGGACTGTACGGCGTGACGCTGCTGGCGGCCTTGGGTTGGGTGACGTCCAACGTGCGGCAGATTGATCCTCAGAACCGCGCCGTGATCATGCGCTTCGGTGAGCTGGAGCGCGTACAGAACGCCGGTTTGCTGATTGCCTGGCCGCAGCCGCTGGAGCGTGTGGTCCTGCTGCCTTCGGCGGACCGGGTGATCGAGCGTCGGGTCGAAACCTTGCTGCGTTCGCCTCAGGCCCAGAAGGCCGACGAGGTCGCCACCTTTGCCGTGCCCATGAGCGATGCCCTGGCAGGCTCGGGTTTTCTGCTGACTGGCGATGCGGGTGTCGTGCAGCTGGATGTGACAGTGTTCTACAAGGTGACCGATCCGTATGCCTTTGTCCTGCAGGGCGAACACGTGCTGCCCGCTCTGGACCGGCTGGTCAATCGCAGCGCCGTGGCGCTGACCGCAGGGCGTGACCTGGACACCATTCTGGTGGCCCGCCCTGAGATGATCGGGGTCGACAGCAAGGCCGCCGAACGGCGTGAGCGGTTACGTAGCGATCTGGTGCGCGGGATCAATCAGCGTCTGGCCGAACTGGCGGCCACAGGTTCCGGAGTGGGCATCGAAGTGGCGCGGGTGGATGTGCAGTCCAGTCTGCCCAAGGCTGCCGTCAATGCGTTCAATGCTGTGCTGACCGCCAGCCAGCAGGCGGATCAGGCCGTGGCCAATGCGCGCAACGAGGCGGAAAAACTCACCCAGGCTGCCAACCAGCAGGCCGACCGAACCTTGCAGGTCGCGCACGCCCAGGCGTCGGAGCGGCTGGCCAAGGCCCGGACCGACACCGCGACCGTGGCCAGCCTCTCGCAGTCGGTCCAGAACCGTAACGATCCCGGCCTGTTGCAACGCCTCTACCGCGAGCGTGTGCCGAAAATTCTCGGGCAGGCCGGATCGGTCACGACGGTCAATCCCAAAGACGATTCCCGCCTGATCATTCAGGGAGCCGAACAATGA
- the hflC gene encoding protease modulator HflC has protein sequence MSLFHHHHDHHDHSDHAHGGHHHHHHDETAVPGKRTWLRMGLAGLLIVFALAAASLVQVRSGEATVITRFGNPSRVLLEPGLSWRWPAPFEATIPVDLRLRTTSSGLQDVGTRDGLRIIVQAYVAWQVQGDGDNVQRFMRAVQNQPDEAARQIRTFVGSALETTASSFDLSSLVNTDASKVNITGFENQLRQQIEQQLLSTYGVKVLQVGVERLTLPSVTLNATVDRMRAERETIATERTAAGKREAAQIRSAAERDARIVEADATVKAADIEAQSRVEAAEIYGRAYAGSPQLYNLLRSLDTLGTVVTPGTKLILRTDAAPFRVLVDGPPTLDAKSGSQP, from the coding sequence TTGAGTCTGTTCCATCATCACCATGACCATCACGACCACAGCGATCATGCCCATGGCGGGCATCATCACCACCATCACGATGAAACCGCCGTGCCAGGGAAGCGCACCTGGCTGCGCATGGGGCTGGCAGGTCTGCTGATCGTCTTTGCCCTGGCGGCGGCGAGCCTGGTGCAGGTTCGCTCCGGGGAAGCGACTGTGATCACCCGCTTCGGCAATCCGTCCCGGGTATTGCTGGAGCCGGGCCTGAGCTGGCGCTGGCCTGCGCCGTTCGAGGCGACGATTCCTGTGGATCTGCGCTTGCGCACCACCTCCAGCGGTTTGCAGGATGTGGGGACTCGCGATGGCTTGCGCATCATCGTCCAGGCCTACGTGGCGTGGCAGGTGCAGGGCGATGGGGACAACGTGCAACGTTTCATGCGCGCGGTACAGAACCAACCCGATGAGGCCGCCCGGCAGATCCGCACCTTCGTGGGTTCGGCGCTGGAAACCACGGCCAGCAGTTTCGACCTGTCGAGTCTGGTCAATACCGATGCCAGCAAGGTGAATATCACCGGCTTCGAAAACCAGCTGCGCCAGCAGATCGAGCAGCAGTTGCTTTCCACCTATGGCGTGAAAGTCCTGCAGGTGGGTGTCGAGCGCCTGACCTTGCCGTCGGTGACACTCAACGCCACGGTCGACCGCATGCGCGCCGAGCGTGAAACCATCGCCACTGAACGCACGGCTGCCGGCAAGCGTGAAGCTGCACAGATCCGTTCGGCCGCCGAACGCGATGCGCGCATCGTCGAAGCTGACGCCACGGTCAAGGCCGCGGATATCGAAGCGCAGTCGCGGGTCGAAGCCGCCGAGATCTATGGCCGCGCCTATGCGGGTTCGCCACAGCTCTACAACCTGCTGCGCTCACTCGACACGCTGGGCACTGTGGTGACGCCGGGTACCAAGCTGATTCTGCGCACCGACGCTGCGCCATTCCGGGTATTGGTGGACGGGCCGCCCACGCTGGACGCCAAGAGCGGGTCGCAACCATGA
- the hflK gene encoding protease modulator HflK, translating into MRVDLDVGHADLEGLPRFQLAAQQARRLSRLRYLAVAASITGLVLALFIDLFSPSSLWMAVLVNGAAAFLLLAAGLQSALSVARWRAGAMGALAPREQQSQALPPIDESGWYERLLTRFSDAGESLLAQLGASALWLAGWSLLALICIRLVWDLSLPGTELSSVANLAGSLMLLMAFGLLVLERQFSHEQTAQWPEAGQLAQLTRMVIGALLLGALCLFFASVDRIWPPRLAVLIGILPTLVAIEFLLRAALSFFAPRNERLEPRLMASSFMADLLRWPPRPLLVLQHELHNRFGIDLRQIWALSYMRRAFLPVLAVIAALGWALTGVHEIPMQGRGIYERFGKPAEVFGPGLHVGLPWPFGKVLAVENGVVHEMATSVSEASAVEQLLDPAEGPPPASANRLWDASHINEKSQVIASSAGDKQSFQVVNMDVRFVYRIGLSDAAALAATYNSADVPTLIRSTASRVLVHDFASRTLDELLGEQRTGLADEIGKAVQADLQRLDSGVEILATVVEAIHPPAGAANAYHAVQAAQIGAQALIARERGAASAQASQAQLNASVAHDQASANAREVLATAQGADLRFSAERQAYAKAGQAFLLEQYLTQLSHGLSNARLLVIDHRLGGNSAPTIDLRTFTPPADPTAPRKAAQ; encoded by the coding sequence ATGCGGGTTGATCTGGATGTAGGGCACGCTGACCTCGAAGGGCTGCCGCGCTTTCAACTGGCGGCACAACAGGCCCGGCGTCTGAGTCGGCTCAGGTATCTGGCTGTCGCAGCGAGCATCACCGGGCTGGTGCTGGCGCTGTTCATCGATCTTTTTTCCCCCAGTTCCTTGTGGATGGCAGTCCTGGTCAACGGCGCGGCGGCTTTTTTGCTGCTGGCGGCGGGTCTGCAATCGGCTCTGTCGGTGGCGCGCTGGCGCGCAGGAGCCATGGGCGCACTCGCGCCTCGGGAACAACAGAGCCAGGCGTTGCCGCCGATCGACGAAAGCGGCTGGTATGAGCGCCTGCTGACCCGCTTCAGCGATGCGGGTGAATCCCTGCTTGCCCAACTGGGCGCGTCGGCCTTGTGGCTCGCGGGCTGGTCGCTGCTGGCGCTGATCTGCATCCGTCTGGTCTGGGACCTGAGTTTGCCCGGCACCGAACTGTCCTCGGTCGCCAATCTGGCAGGCAGTCTCATGCTGCTGATGGCTTTCGGGCTGCTGGTGCTGGAGCGGCAGTTCAGTCATGAACAGACCGCCCAATGGCCCGAAGCCGGGCAACTGGCGCAACTGACCCGCATGGTGATCGGGGCCTTGCTGCTCGGTGCCCTGTGTCTGTTCTTCGCCAGCGTCGATCGTATCTGGCCGCCTCGGCTGGCCGTGCTGATCGGCATCCTGCCGACGCTGGTCGCCATCGAATTCCTGTTGCGCGCTGCGCTGTCGTTCTTCGCGCCACGCAATGAGCGCCTTGAGCCTCGCTTGATGGCCAGCAGTTTCATGGCTGACCTGCTGCGCTGGCCGCCGCGTCCGTTGCTGGTGTTGCAGCATGAATTGCATAACCGTTTCGGTATCGATCTGCGCCAGATCTGGGCGCTGAGCTATATGCGGCGTGCCTTTTTGCCGGTCCTGGCGGTGATTGCCGCTCTGGGCTGGGCACTGACCGGTGTGCACGAAATCCCCATGCAGGGCCGCGGGATCTATGAGCGTTTCGGCAAGCCTGCCGAGGTGTTCGGACCGGGTCTGCATGTCGGGTTGCCCTGGCCGTTCGGCAAGGTGCTGGCGGTGGAAAACGGTGTGGTTCACGAGATGGCCACCAGCGTTTCCGAAGCCAGTGCCGTGGAGCAGCTTCTGGACCCTGCCGAAGGTCCACCGCCTGCCAGCGCCAATCGCCTGTGGGACGCCAGCCATATCAATGAAAAATCCCAGGTCATCGCCAGCAGTGCAGGGGACAAGCAGAGCTTCCAGGTGGTGAACATGGATGTGCGCTTTGTCTATCGAATCGGGCTGAGCGATGCCGCTGCACTGGCTGCAACCTACAACAGCGCCGATGTGCCAACCCTGATTCGCAGCACCGCCAGCCGTGTGCTGGTCCATGATTTTGCTTCCCGCACGCTGGATGAGTTGCTCGGCGAACAACGCACAGGGCTGGCCGATGAGATTGGCAAGGCGGTTCAGGCGGATCTCCAGCGTCTGGACAGTGGCGTGGAAATTCTCGCCACGGTGGTGGAGGCCATCCATCCGCCAGCCGGGGCCGCCAATGCCTACCATGCCGTACAGGCTGCGCAGATCGGTGCTCAGGCCTTGATTGCCCGTGAGCGCGGCGCGGCCAGTGCGCAAGCCAGTCAGGCACAACTCAATGCCAGCGTCGCCCATGACCAGGCCAGCGCCAATGCCCGTGAAGTGCTGGCCACTGCACAAGGCGCAGACCTGCGTTTCAGTGCCGAGCGTCAGGCTTACGCGAAGGCCGGGCAAGCCTTCCTGCTGGAGCAATACCTGACCCAGCTCAGCCATGGCCTGAGCAACGCCAGATTGCTGGTTATCGATCACCGTCTGGGCGGCAACAGTGCGCCGACCATCGACCTTCGCACCTTCACCCCACCGGCAGACCCAACGGCGCCGCGTAAAGCCGCTCAGTAA
- a CDS encoding glucan biosynthesis protein D — MNRRNLLKASMALAAYSSLPASGLFAARALAAAADGEIEHFDFPTLQAHAKQLAGKAYVSTKQVLPPVLADMTPLQFNAIRYDAAHSLWNDVKGQLDVQFFHVGMGFKTPVRMYSLDAKTKQAREVHFRHELFNYENSGIDKNLVKGDLGFAGFKLFKAPQIAVNDIVSFLGASYFRAVDGNNQYGLSARGLAIDTYAKRQEEFPDFTKFWFETPDKNATRFVVYALLDSPSATGAYRFDIDCQSGQVVMEVDAHINARADIEQLGITPMTSMFSCGTHERRMCDSIHPQLHDSDRLAMWRGNGEWICRPLNNPAKLQFNAFSDKDPKGFGLVQYDHNFASYQDTVVWYHRRPSLWVEPTTAWGEGEISLLEIPTTGETMDNIVVFWTPKAKVKAGESLNYGYKLFWSPLPPVSTPLAQVNATRSGMGGFTEGWAPGEHYPKYWARRFAVDFHGGGLDRLPEGTGIEPVLTVSHGKTQDFNILVLPDIKGYRITFDWLPDSDSVEPVEMRMFIRTGDRTLSETWLYQYFPPAPDRRKYP; from the coding sequence ATGAATCGCAGGAATCTCCTTAAAGCTTCCATGGCGTTGGCCGCCTACAGCAGCTTGCCGGCCTCGGGGCTTTTTGCTGCGCGAGCACTTGCCGCCGCTGCGGACGGCGAGATCGAGCATTTCGATTTCCCGACATTGCAGGCTCACGCCAAACAACTGGCCGGCAAGGCCTATGTCAGCACCAAGCAGGTGCTGCCGCCGGTATTGGCGGACATGACGCCGTTGCAGTTCAACGCCATCCGCTACGACGCCGCGCACTCCTTGTGGAACGACGTCAAAGGCCAGCTGGACGTGCAGTTCTTCCACGTCGGCATGGGCTTCAAGACTCCCGTGCGCATGTACAGCCTCGACGCCAAGACCAAACAGGCGCGGGAAGTGCATTTCCGTCACGAGCTGTTCAACTACGAGAACAGCGGCATCGACAAGAATCTGGTCAAGGGCGACCTGGGCTTTGCCGGGTTCAAGCTGTTCAAGGCCCCGCAAATCGCCGTCAACGATATCGTGTCGTTCCTGGGTGCCAGCTACTTCCGCGCCGTGGACGGCAACAATCAGTACGGCCTGTCGGCACGCGGTCTGGCCATCGACACCTACGCCAAGCGTCAGGAAGAGTTTCCAGACTTCACCAAGTTCTGGTTCGAGACGCCGGACAAGAACGCCACCCGCTTCGTGGTCTACGCCCTGCTGGACTCGCCGAGCGCCACCGGTGCGTATCGCTTCGACATCGATTGCCAGTCCGGTCAGGTGGTGATGGAAGTCGACGCACACATCAATGCCCGGGCCGACATCGAACAACTGGGCATCACGCCGATGACCAGCATGTTCAGTTGCGGCACCCACGAGCGCCGCATGTGCGACTCGATTCACCCGCAACTGCACGACTCCGACCGGCTGGCCATGTGGCGCGGTAACGGCGAGTGGATCTGCCGCCCGCTGAACAACCCGGCCAAACTGCAGTTCAACGCCTTCTCCGACAAAGATCCGAAGGGCTTCGGCCTGGTCCAGTACGACCACAACTTTGCCAGCTATCAGGACACCGTGGTCTGGTATCACCGTCGCCCGAGCCTGTGGGTCGAACCGACCACGGCATGGGGTGAAGGCGAGATCAGCCTGCTGGAGATCCCGACCACCGGCGAAACGATGGATAACATCGTGGTGTTCTGGACCCCCAAGGCCAAGGTCAAGGCGGGCGAGTCACTCAACTACGGCTACAAGCTGTTCTGGAGCCCGCTGCCACCGGTCAGCACTCCGCTGGCTCAGGTCAACGCGACCCGTTCGGGCATGGGCGGCTTCACCGAAGGCTGGGCACCCGGCGAGCACTACCCGAAATACTGGGCACGCCGTTTTGCTGTGGACTTCCACGGCGGCGGTCTGGACCGCTTGCCAGAAGGCACAGGTATCGAGCCGGTGCTCACGGTTTCCCACGGCAAGACTCAGGACTTCAACATCCTCGTGTTGCCTGACATCAAGGGCTACCGCATCACCTTCGACTGGCTGCCTGACAGCGACTCGGTAGAGCCGGTGGAAATGCGCATGTTCATCCGCACCGGGGATCGCACCCTGAGTGAAACCTGGCTGTACCAGTACTTCCCGCCTGCTCCGGACAGACGCAAGTACCCGTAA
- a CDS encoding glycoside hydrolase 5 family protein produces MRTLAWLLLGCLSGHASAQEEPVFLTGIGTHLMNFDHPLRQPLNLAEQAGFNAVRDDIFWSTAEPSPNQWRIIPQWRNYLNMASDLNLNRTAILGYSTSFHGNAKPRTPEVTAAFLKYVDYVSRQLGNKVSFYEVWNEWDLDGPKDRKLSLDYADLVTSTVPVIRKNTRDVNGPPAKILAGAITRDGMNGGFANGLIESGVLDLVDGLSLHPYAHCSATNGNTPEAWVRWMTRYEQDIRTRVGRAVPLYLTEMGWPSHQGPCGKSEVTQAVYMARIFFLARTIPNVKGLWWYDLFNDGPNRYDQEHNFGVLNEDLSPKPAYAMMQAIAPIISSYTYDAQASTLSDSTYLLYFDKGDERVVVAWAIGQPTDKQIISERPMSGPVRLTDTINPEQGRIDSKQSWQCQAGRCSTSVRLTNFPKIISLSSSH; encoded by the coding sequence ATGAGAACCCTTGCATGGCTGCTGCTTGGCTGCCTGTCCGGTCACGCATCGGCCCAGGAAGAGCCGGTCTTTCTGACGGGGATCGGTACCCATCTGATGAATTTCGATCACCCGTTGAGGCAACCGCTCAATCTCGCCGAACAGGCAGGCTTCAATGCGGTCAGGGACGATATCTTCTGGTCCACCGCCGAGCCCAGCCCCAATCAGTGGCGCATCATCCCCCAATGGCGCAACTACCTGAACATGGCCAGTGACCTGAACCTCAACAGAACAGCCATTCTGGGTTACAGCACCTCGTTTCATGGCAACGCCAAACCCCGCACGCCCGAGGTGACAGCGGCGTTCCTGAAGTATGTCGACTACGTCAGCCGGCAACTGGGCAACAAGGTGAGTTTCTACGAGGTGTGGAACGAGTGGGATCTGGACGGGCCGAAGGACCGCAAACTCAGCCTGGACTATGCCGATCTGGTCACCAGCACCGTGCCAGTGATTCGCAAGAACACCCGCGACGTCAACGGGCCCCCGGCGAAGATCCTGGCGGGTGCAATTACCCGCGACGGCATGAACGGCGGCTTCGCGAACGGCCTGATCGAAAGCGGCGTGCTGGATCTGGTGGACGGCCTGTCCCTGCATCCTTACGCCCATTGCTCTGCCACCAACGGCAACACACCGGAAGCCTGGGTGCGCTGGATGACTCGCTACGAGCAGGACATCCGCACCCGCGTGGGCCGTGCCGTGCCGCTCTATCTCACGGAAATGGGCTGGCCCAGCCATCAAGGCCCCTGCGGCAAGAGCGAGGTCACCCAGGCCGTCTACATGGCGCGGATCTTTTTTCTGGCGCGCACGATTCCCAATGTCAAAGGCCTGTGGTGGTACGACCTGTTCAATGACGGGCCGAACCGCTACGACCAGGAGCATAACTTCGGGGTACTCAATGAAGACCTGTCGCCCAAGCCCGCCTACGCCATGATGCAGGCCATTGCGCCGATCATCAGCAGTTACACCTACGATGCCCAGGCCAGCACCCTGAGCGACAGCACTTACCTGCTGTACTTCGACAAGGGCGATGAGCGGGTTGTGGTGGCCTGGGCCATCGGCCAGCCAACGGATAAGCAGATCATCAGCGAACGGCCCATGAGCGGACCGGTGAGGCTGACCGACACTATCAACCCCGAACAGGGCCGCATCGACAGCAAGCAGTCATGGCAGTGTCAGGCCGGCCGCTGCTCGACCTCGGTCAGGCTGACCAACTTCCCCAAGATCATCAGCCTGAGCAGCAGTCACTGA
- a CDS encoding response regulator transcription factor, whose translation MKTIVPAPQDEEPIIYVVDDDQSVRSSLEDLLASVGLRAMLFGSTREFLHSPRPDAPGCLILDVRMPGMSGLDFQSEMAKWGIGLPVIFITGHGDIPMSVRAMKAGALEFLTKPFREQDLLDAIQQGLVQDRTRRQSRAVETELQRRHASLNAGEQQVMELVVCGLLNKQIADRLNVSEITVKVRRGSVMRKMQADSLADLVKFAERLQSSGAPLDQ comes from the coding sequence ATGAAAACAATCGTTCCGGCCCCGCAGGACGAAGAACCGATCATTTACGTGGTCGACGACGATCAGTCGGTGCGTTCGTCTCTGGAGGACTTGCTGGCCTCGGTCGGGCTGCGCGCCATGCTGTTCGGCTCAACCCGGGAGTTCCTCCACAGCCCGCGACCCGATGCACCCGGTTGCCTGATTCTGGACGTGCGGATGCCGGGCATGAGCGGCCTGGATTTTCAGAGCGAGATGGCGAAGTGGGGTATCGGGCTGCCGGTGATTTTTATCACCGGGCATGGCGATATCCCGATGTCGGTGCGGGCGATGAAGGCGGGGGCTCTGGAGTTTCTGACCAAGCCTTTTCGTGAGCAGGATTTGCTGGACGCCATCCAGCAGGGCTTGGTGCAGGATCGGACAAGGCGTCAGTCCCGTGCGGTGGAAACCGAGTTGCAGCGGCGTCATGCAAGCCTGAATGCGGGGGAGCAGCAGGTGATGGAGCTTGTGGTCTGCGGCCTGCTGAACAAGCAGATTGCGGATCGGCTCAACGTGAGCGAAATAACGGTCAAGGTCCGGCGCGGCTCGGTCATGCGCAAGATGCAGGCCGACTCTCTGGCGGATCTGGTCAAGTTTGCCGAGCGTCTTCAGTCATCAGGCGCGCCGCTGGATCAGTGA
- a CDS encoding sensor histidine kinase — protein sequence MRESKTFGKAAMAVRLAALLALAVAIAIADTLTDLEIAVGVFQIAVVLLAARFMPAGGVIAVALGCMGLTVISYELTTSRASESGLINCGISLLAIAMTTYLALRLAAAIRTAHEARTQLAQIARVNMLGELTASIAHEVNQPLAAIVTSGNAGLRWLANEPANLPKARQAIERMIGDANRASDVIVHVRALAKPASTHKEWVSVADAVAEIVSLAHSEMNQQGVTLTVDIPDGLPPLLADRVQIQQVLLNMMLNAMDAMSGHEPGQAQLQVVVDWRAGSDVRFSVSDNGIGVPAEHLERIFDAFYTTKEQGMGIGLAISRSIIEAHGGRIWVTPGEQGGATFHFTLPTAKMES from the coding sequence ATGCGTGAGTCGAAAACCTTTGGCAAGGCGGCAATGGCCGTTCGACTGGCCGCATTGCTCGCGCTGGCGGTGGCCATTGCGATTGCCGATACGCTGACGGATCTGGAAATTGCGGTCGGGGTTTTCCAGATTGCCGTGGTGCTGCTGGCGGCGCGTTTCATGCCGGCCGGTGGCGTGATCGCCGTCGCGCTGGGTTGCATGGGACTCACCGTCATCAGCTACGAATTGACCACCTCCCGAGCCAGTGAATCAGGGCTGATCAACTGCGGCATCAGCCTTCTGGCCATTGCCATGACCACCTATCTGGCGTTGCGCCTGGCAGCGGCGATCCGCACGGCTCACGAGGCGCGTACCCAGTTGGCGCAGATTGCGCGAGTCAACATGCTGGGCGAACTGACGGCGTCCATCGCCCATGAGGTCAACCAGCCGCTGGCGGCGATTGTCACCAGTGGCAATGCCGGTTTGCGCTGGCTGGCGAACGAGCCAGCGAACCTGCCCAAGGCCCGACAGGCCATCGAGCGCATGATCGGTGACGCCAACCGGGCCAGCGATGTGATCGTGCATGTGCGGGCGCTGGCAAAACCGGCCTCGACCCACAAGGAATGGGTGAGCGTGGCCGATGCCGTCGCCGAAATCGTTTCCCTCGCCCATAGTGAAATGAACCAGCAGGGCGTTACCCTGACGGTGGACATTCCCGATGGCTTGCCGCCGTTGCTGGCTGATCGTGTGCAGATCCAGCAGGTGCTGCTGAACATGATGCTCAATGCGATGGACGCCATGAGCGGCCATGAGCCGGGTCAGGCCCAATTGCAGGTGGTGGTGGACTGGCGCGCAGGCTCGGATGTCCGGTTTTCGGTATCCGATAACGGCATCGGCGTCCCGGCGGAACATCTCGAACGGATTTTCGATGCCTTCTACACGACCAAGGAGCAGGGGATGGGGATTGGCCTGGCGATCAGCCGCTCCATTATTGAAGCCCATGGCGGCCGCATCTGGGTGACGCCCGGCGAGCAGGGCGGCGCGACGTTTCATTTCACCCTGCCTACCGCAAAGATGGAGAGCTGA